One Deinococcus grandis DNA window includes the following coding sequences:
- a CDS encoding DinB family protein: MTALNADLRAAYAWARVGRERLLAWLETVPGDVYTLERPEFAFGSLRNVQVHVADCYRMWIAARGLGDPVTRLDARALPDVAALRAAFADVDALVDRALDAFVSPDEPRRVPFGDRELEVTGRWLVMHPLTHEFHHKGQLLTMGRVLGFPYPAGPDTDLGLPEEAAELLSS; the protein is encoded by the coding sequence ATGACCGCACTGAATGCCGATCTGCGCGCTGCGTACGCCTGGGCCCGCGTGGGCCGCGAGCGCCTGCTGGCGTGGCTGGAGACTGTGCCGGGCGACGTGTACACCCTGGAACGCCCGGAGTTCGCGTTCGGCAGTCTGCGGAACGTGCAGGTGCACGTCGCGGACTGCTACCGCATGTGGATCGCGGCGCGCGGCCTGGGCGACCCGGTCACGCGGCTGGACGCGCGGGCCCTGCCCGACGTGGCGGCCCTGCGCGCCGCCTTCGCGGACGTGGACGCCCTGGTGGACCGGGCGCTGGATGCCTTCGTCAGCCCGGACGAGCCGCGCCGCGTGCCCTTTGGGGACCGAGAACTGGAGGTCACGGGCCGCTGGCTGGTGATGCATCCCCTCACGCACGAGTTCCACCACAAGGGCCAGCTCCTGACGATGGGGCGCGTGCTGGGCTTCCCGTACCCGGCGGGGCCGGACACGGACCTGGGCCTGCCGGAGGAAGCGGCGGAGCTGCTGAGCTCTTGA